From the Trifolium pratense cultivar HEN17-A07 linkage group LG4, ARS_RC_1.1, whole genome shotgun sequence genome, the window AGGTTGATATGACCAAAGTTGTATCTTCAAGAAATTATTTGACTATTTACTCTTGTGCAGAATCAAATAACTatcaacaattaaaaatataaccTAATATTATCCCAATCATTATTGTTCCGGGATAcactatttattacaaaatatatcaaatagCAGCTATAACAATGTTATAGCACTATTGCATTGCGGAATTCGATCAAACCCTATTTTCCGCAATCCACCGTCAACAGCACTAACAATACACAAACATAATCACACACACCACATTAAACCAAACAACACACATGATTTCACAACATAACATCAGTTATAGCACTATTGCATTGCGGAATTCGATCAAACCCTATTTTCCGCTATCCACAGTCAACAATACTAACAATACACAACAATCCAAATACACAAACATAATCACACACACCACATTAAACCAAACAACACACATGATTTCacaacaaaacatcaaaaaacatgcatcatcatcatcatcacaaaaagACTATAATTGAATAAACAAAATCTAAATCATCAATTCAATCATTCAAAGAAACATTCAAGAAACAAAAACCAAGTTAATCTTACATTGAGAATACGTGAAATCCCTTGAGTTTTGAGAAGCTCAGAGCGTGAAGCATTATCATAGCTTCCCAAGTAAAGAAACTCCGGCAAGATCACAGAAGGAAAAGCACTGACTTGTACAGAAGTTTTCTCCGATCCAACCGGAACCCTATGACCACAAATTGAACAAACTTCACCTTCTTCATGTTTGTGATAGTGCCCACATACACCACAAggattttctctctctcttttcctcattatcaaaatcaaacacCAATTTCAATCAGACCCAGATCGTGAAACAGCACGCTTGAAACAAATCAAGAATAAAAATCAGATCTTTTTGGAATTTAACAAAAacccagaaaaaaaaaaaccgattCAAGAATTGGGTAGATGAAAAGATTGAATTTTTAGAAAagggttttgttttgttgtgttGGGTTTGTGTTGTGGTGCAAAGATAGAAAGAAAAGAGGAACAAGAAAGAGCTAGTAAATTATAAGGAAGTTtcttgttatgtttttttactTTCTACGAGGTAGTGACAAAAATAAGGTTTATGTTATTAAGAATAAGAAAAACTATGATCTGAATTTGAATCGACTGTAATTCCAATTCCAATTATGAAGATggtaattaatttatttgtagAGATAGAGATGAATGAATAAAACGGTGAAATCTAGTTTTTTGTTTGAGATTGAATATTTTTGGagattcttgtttttttttttttttctttttttgacaaactttttttttataaaatatttttggagattctttctcaaaaaaatatacatttttggAGATTCTAGGTTTGGCACGTGAGTTGAATGAGTGAAAGTGAATTATAGTAGGTTTTATATATTCTAGACTTCTAGTAGATCTTGTGATTGTACCAACTAGTGCAAGTActtatctgtttttttttttaagggttatgctaaatagtgtctttggggcactagttaagcatactaaaaaaggaaacaaataataaagttattgatgagagagaataacttttcatatcattaaaacattgaatgcacaatttacgagataaaacttctatatttgtatctttaactagtgtcccggggcactgtttagcattttcattttttaaaagcaATCTATTTTTAGTCTTTggtaaaaaaatcatcattatctgtttgattttttttttgaagactcATTATCTGTTTGATGTTTGATGGCTTATTTTTCTACTGATCTTTTGTCTTTTTTcatggattttttattttattttattattatttttctttggttGAGTGTTATTGAAAAAGTAGAGTATTGTTTAAGGAAAATTCTTAACatatagtataattttttttttacacataacatatagaattttttttttttggttacacatAACATATAGAATTTAGAAGCAGAGTATTGATatgattcaaatttagaaataTTCTTTAGGAAATTAAATAATtggtattataaaaaagaaaaaggtaacTAAATAATTGGATTTAATCTAATTGTTAATTTgaatcaaatcaattttttttgaaagatgaatcaaatcaaatttgataaagttttcatttaaattttgcttcaaatctaatttttaattaatagatCAAATTTAAGATAATCTTActttaattttaaactaaaaagtattataattttttttcaaaaaaataaaataaaattttaagtttaagTTTAGGGGGctgtattcaattgagattttgatggattttaaaagatttttttatgattaaaaaatcatggtattcaatcaagacttttatgaaatctaaataaatcttgtggtattcaattaagacattcaagatttttttttcaaggcaaccaaatccgttggtattcaattgagattttaaTGGACTTATAAAATGTCTCTTGGTATTCAAAAATCTATGGATTTCAACGGATTCTTCTATGGAAAGGattttgtgagactttttagttgaaaatacaaagaaaatcttcattcaacaatctcaccaaaattCATGAGATTTCatgagactttttttttgtttcaaaacacACACTGATTGCACGCgtcaatatcttttttttttcttttctcaacaACATTGTTATAATCCATGACTTCTTtcactattatatatattttcgaTCGTCTGTATGcacaatttttatatttcaatctgTATGCACAATCTCATTGTAGGCAACACCATGATACTTGGAATTTACGACCAAAACACATAGTGGAAGAAACATCAcaaacagagaaaaaaaaaaacttttctcaATTGAGATTCTAATGATTCCTAATTTTGCCCTTCTTAAAATTGAGATTTCTCAATCATTAGTTCTTGAATTCTACTTTTTTACTATTCATTGTATTCTATTTTCTTGACATTTGATTCATGGTTATATTGATTCTTTTTTTCATTCACcgttgaaattttttgttttgttcatataGTGTATATTTGGATTCATTGATGAAGGTGTGTTTTTTCATTTCCCCTtgatcagtttttttttaaaaaattgattcattgattttatttgtttatattgatcccttgattttttttaaggaattattgattgattcattatatttttagaagaaatttgtatcgaatttattgagccatttaaatcttaaaaatccataaagtactttgaaatctcaaaagtctatgttataaaatctcacaaattcttgtgttaagaatcttgattataaaaagtcttttaaaaaagtctttcaaaatctcacaaaatcaatatgatCTCACCGAGTCTttcaaaatcttcaaaaaaaaattctccaaaatagtcttttgaaatctcaatccaatacaccccccttaatTTTTCAAACCGACAATAATCTTAGCGGAAACAAACGGGATATCGGCAAAATTATCATTACCAtatataacataaaacttatccGCCGATTCTTTTTAGTCTAGCCTCTCGATATGTCATTATACCCCTAGAAGTAGAAACAATTACAACTTTTATTCCTCCAAAAACTCTCGGAATCCATAAATGAAAACGAATTATTCTGGAATTAGCTATATGTCTTATCCATCTGAATtccctctttatttttttctatctaaaataaaaacattgaatattataaactttttccaaatttttcatAGAAGATATCTATAGATCTCTCTTTTTAAAGAGATCCAAAAAGCTAGTTAACTATTTGCTCGGCTCCACGAACGAGAgactaaagaagaaaaaatcagaaaaatatacaatttttttgttagcCGATTTGTAATCTTCCAAAAGGAATGATAATTCATAAAGAAGAAACACTTACCAAAAAAACCTAGTACACAACTGTACTAAAATAGTATTTGCATTACTCCAAAGTTAATTTTTGGTGTAACAAATAATTAGTTAGTTTAGTGGTGATTAGCGTTGAATTTGGTAGTGACATCCGAATCAGATTAGGCAGTTCAATAAACGGATACTAGAGgtgaaaaccaacaaaaaaatttaatttttggtatCTAAtcatttgataatatatattatgaatttACTCCACAAATTTCATGTTAAACTCACATAAAAACTTACGAGTTAaactaggggtgtacatgggttgggcaaatccggtcgacccggtcaaacccatcCAACCCAAttcaaaaaagtgggttgggtcgggtaagtgggtggatatggatttcaaaaatgaaaaacccattaaaaaaatcgggtttcgtgtaaaaccggacccaacccaaaaaacccactaacccactagtgctatgtttcttgaaatttttttatgaaaatactaaagatttttttcatttgattattaaatatttttatattgaaaatgatttatactattttttacaaaaataaaaaagattgaataatttttatgaacaaatatgataatttttcgcattatttttttaaaatttaaaaaaattgaataattttcataaacaaatatagtgattcatggtttagtcatttgatattaaaaaaatgcaaaaacatcatttcgataacacgctatccaacccgtaaattagtagatttacacaaaaaaatgggtgattattttttatagtgaaaaaaagttagcctatttttcaagaaaatacattgattgagttattttttatgaaaaatatgatgattcaacatttagatatttaatataaaaaaatagaaaaataatttgggtaacccacaacccaacccaatccaacccggaaattagtggatttacccaacccggcccaatgttataacgggtggttattttactaaacccaacccggagtaccatatgtggtttgggtttttgttttggccaaaccctacccaatccggcccacgtacacccctaagTTAAACCATCCAATCTTAAATTGACAGTTAGGATTATTTTATTgcataaaattgttttaaatattaATCGTTTGATCACAAATCAACGATTAAGATACAATACAACGTGAAACTGCATAGAAACTCAACTAGACAAATCTAGTTCAAATCCAACTTCAAGCCTATATCCTAAAAGTAAAAAAGCATTTTAAAATATGTCTTAGATTTCACTCTTGTGCTAACCCTAACATAGATGGTGGGGAGCATTTGGCTCGACTCATATGACATTATAGGGAGAAATAAGCTTACTTAATTGTTATCCGAAAGACtttgcgtttgattcgtaaaatacCAAGAACGGAACAGAACAATacatgacagaacaagataatacatgaCAGACAAAACTGTACCAGTGAGATataggacgataatatttttatattcgaaaataaaatgggtattttcgtattttttatagttgtattgtggacaaaaagttgtcttgtggttcagtgagggacaaaaaatcttgtttttgtcctgtcccttgctgcctaatttgtccagttctataaccagtttcaaatcaaacagagtacaacaaaagttgtccagtcCAGTCacctattttttagcagatgaAACGTTTCACTCTCACTTAAGCGATTGACTTttccaaacatatattttcCTATGCAAACCACTctataatcaaatttctaaccAAATATTTAAGAAACTTAAGCATCTATACATTTCAACATAGTTTAGCAAAAGAAACGTTTCTACAATTTCACGAAACAATGTTTATTTTAGCTCCAAATAACATCTTTAGGAATTTAAAACCTATTTAACTAGTTTGGTTGTGCGGTGTGTTTCCACTGCGCATTTGGAGTCCCTTTTACCGTGAAAATGAGAAGCCAACAAAAATGTAGCTTAAAAGAAACGCGCGGGTTTATAGGGGTGGCAAACGCGGAAACAAACAAGCACTTAATGTTAAACCATATAGCACCTTAACGCTGCACTAATTGTAGTTATAGATACAATTCACAAATTCACAAATAACTGCAAAATTTTTAACATTCCTTTTCATAAGCTAGTTGCATTCTTTCTGTAATTGATATACAGATACTAGTACAACTTGTATCGACTTTGAACACCTACGAGTACATTGATTTGAAGCCTTCTGTAAGAGGAATCACTTTTGTCAAGATACGGATTAGAAACATAAAaacttaactatacatttggtcccttacgtttattttaggtttcaatttggtcccttacgtttaaaaagtatcaatttggtcccttacgtttattttaggtttcaagttagtcctttccgtcaattttgtcacatgtggcagtcaatttgcatacgtggactgacacgtggcacttgacacgttgacacgtgtactgttcaaacggtgttagtgacaaaactaacggaaaggactaacttgaaacctaaaataaacgtaagggaccaaattgatactttttaaatgtaagggaccaaattgaaacctaaaataaacgtaagagaccaaatgtgtaaTTAAGCCAAACATAAATGAGGAAGGGCATGGATGAGACCAGCAAAAGTTCATCTTAGTGCGTCTTGATTTTGTCAAGATGCCTATAAAGTAGgctcaaaataataaaatgtcaTGTTACCTCAGACATATGTGTATGACCATGTTGGCGCGCGTGCTCAACGCTGGTTGAATCATCTAGGAAAGTTGCCTATTAAAATAGTTTCACAATCaaatcaatcaaacaaaaaatatatgataaaatctgACGGATTTCGGCTATTCTGTTCTCTATTACTAAGGATTTCGGCTAATCATGTATTGTTGCCAACTCTCAAAGTACGCTAAACTCAGACAAAATAATTGTAATCATTCTATTAAAAGATTGTAATGTACCTCGGTTATAAGAACCTTCGCTCTCAATGCATCAGCATTAAGTGGATCAAGCATAAAATCTGATGTTGTATCGCCGGTGAAGGCCACCTCAGGAGATAATATAGTGTCTGTAATCTAGAAACGAGAATTCATTAAAAGtaagataaaaaattcaaaccaGAATCGAGTTTGAGATATTTCAGACAGAAAATAGCCGGTAACAGAAAACTAAAGATGATAATGTGAATGGCTTAGCCAAAGTGCTTTTGTACAAGAAGTGAGGTAAGTTCTAATATTGATACCTGACTTGGTATAACTTGTGTGTTCTGAATGGTCGAACACCTAGGTCATTTCGTATTTCATATGTTTCCCCTGAAGTGAAACTTCGCGAATCATTTCCTCAAAGATAATTACTGACCATCAAAAAGAAAGACAAATGACACATACTGACAACCAAAGCAACCGATTCACAATTCAGTTCAACTTGGCCTTATTTCTTGTGAACATCGAGCAGCTTCTCAACATCATCTTTGATACAGGAGGTACAAATACTGTTGGAGGTTTCAAATTGTATAAACCACAGGTTCCTATATACATTGGCAGCCCTCCCTAAATCATTTAAAATCATCATGAGCATATATTCAATTTACACTCAGCAGCCTTTGTAAAAAGAGACGCAGAATGCTAAAACTCGCGAAAAAAAGTACTATGATGTGAATCCACAATTACAACAAATATACACTGAGATTAACAGATACCTATAAATACACTGAGATTAGAATCTATTATGAATTTGACGTTTCAATCAATAAAGATAGGGAAATCTGCTGCTATAAAGTTCTTGATATAGCAGGATTCACAGAAGGGTCATCCATTTTGGGTCTATTTTAGGCCTTTCCTCGcgaattttaatcaataatcaatatagtcatatagaGACAGTTTGCATAAAATTCTCTAGAAACACTTATGAAATAATAAATCTTAACAGAGTTATacaataaatgacattttttctataaaatttcTCACTTAAGTTGAAGTTGGCTTCTATGTCTTGATTTATTCAGAATCTCAATCATCTAAACACATTTCGATAAGATCTGCTATATATAAATGACCGACATTTCCCTCCTTTACTAATCTTAGTTAAAACTAGCTTATGCGTCTTAATTTTCTCATTCTCGTTCGAATGTACACTTTATTTACATGTGAGTTCATGGTAGAAAGTATTTGTATTGATGTTTATCTAACAAATAACAGAAGATTGCACAAGGAGATATATAATCTTGATTTCTGATTTGAATTATTTACAATGCATCcacaaaatatgtttttatctaCTCAATGAATTGTAATTTTGTAAGATATGTCtgtctgattctgattctgcaAATGCAACATCGCTGCAAACTGCGACTCTTGACGTTGATAAGATTATTTCTGCATCTTGTAAGGTGAAACCATGGATAATAGGCAAAGGTAAGCCTTTACTTAGATGTGCATTTGCATACGGCAAAAATACCGTTTCAATAATCGTCCACATCACCGGCTGCagtaaaaaaagaataatacatCTTAATAACTATCCACTGAAAGCGTAAAACAGTTTTACAGATATCTGATCATATCTCATCGTGTAGATATTTCACCatattttaaaaagtaataTTACGACGTGAACTCATGATAAGATATATGATTTGACGGCTGATtaattttttcacttttcttaCACACCTGAATAAGGTACATTCGTAGATTGCCAACGTTGCTCCATTTCAATGACATTCCAAAGCTATCCAATCTGATGGTACCTACGAggttgtttccatttattttgACCAAACCTGAAGCTTGAATCATCTGTGCAAACAGCGGTCATCGTAAACGTTCAATAATGTTACAATCACGAACAACATATGACAGCTTATTGTACGGTGTACAAATAGGAGAATAAAGATGAATTTTGGGGACTTCACAGTTGAATAGACACTGACTAGAATAAAGACGAGAATTAGAATGACgatggaaaaaaaaactacttagATTATGGCAATGAATGAAGTTAATTAGATATCAAGATCCTACCAATGAGATGCATGCTACCGGtattacttcatcttcttccaaaACATCAATTGTTAAGTCTGCATATACGACAGCACCGGCTTTCTGATTTGAAATCTTCACAACCGGAGGCGAAGACAAAGATATGTTCAAATTCATTTCATGATTTGGGTATTTCTTGTAAAGCTGAGGAATAATAAATCTCCATCCTGCAGTGTTCAATAGAGATTGATCTGGTATTTGGTCCACAATCCAATGCATAAATTTTGCCTGAACATCAAAGCAATTTCTCATATGACCCTAATCCAATCTAATgatataggaaaaaaaaattaaaatctaacaAGACCTCTAGGTCATGGTTCAATCATCATAAACTGCTCGAACCAGGACAAAGCCACAATCAAACCGCCAAAGGATGGTTAAAGGTTCAACCAGTGAACCCtctggtttggttcggtttttgaAACACTGTTTAAGACCATGAACAAACATCAAAACTTACATCATAATACAAGGATGATGCCGAGTTGAAAACAGCCTCGTCTAAAGTGATTGCTAGcatttttgataaatttgtgCATATAATCGGAAGTTTCAAGTTCTTGTAGCCAAGGTTAGGAATAGGCAGGGAATCATTTCTCCCTATAAATAATCCATTGGTTTCAAATCCAACAGACGACTCACTTAGTAAAACATCGTTAACAAAAGTTACATTCAACGAAGACTGATCATCAACCGGAACCTCCTTTGGCAGACTTTTCAAATATGAGTCGAGCCTTGAAATcccttctccaagtttcttggTGATAGCGTTTTCTACTGCCGATCCAATATTCTCTTCAAAAGCATCAATAATCCTGTTAGATATGAATCAAAGCTTAAAGTCAAATCACCATAAAATCATTTTCTGCGACATAGAAGACTTTTGACATACCCTTGATAAAGCCAAGATGCACCACCAtctaattttattgaaatatctTTAACAGAAGAACTACAGTCCTTAAGTTTGAGATCCAAAGATCCTTCCTGGTTCTCTAATCCCAATTTAAGTTCAACTTCCATGCCTTCAACCTTTCCAAAATCAGAACTTATCAAATTCCTTTTTCTATACATTTATGAAGAAAATGAACAGATAGAAGCAACAATAATACTAACAAAAAACAGGTATCCTTTTGAGCCTATATTCACAAGAATAATCACACATACTGAATAATTCACCAACtcaagaaaattaactttatataaaaataagtaaaaggTGAATACCATATGTAAGTTACATTATTCCtacttagggtccgtttggattgaattattttgaGCGTATGataaatagcttatgcaaataaatatgtttttatgttAACTCATAAGTTCTCACTAACGAAAATTGTATCTATATAAACTACCTTGATAAGCTTAtcaataatacataaaagcttatttatttgcataagttctTTTGCacaagctcaaaaataagccaatccaaacatgcCCGCAGCAATACGTTTTATCATTACATAAGTTGACATTGGTGTAAGGATCATTCTTTGCATTTAAAAAAACATGTAATTACACACATTAACTGATCTTAGCCATCAATTTGAAATCAATTCACTCACATTACACTTTCACTCACATTGATTTAAGATCAGAAAGCCAGGATCAATAAACCCGTGTCACACATTTACTACTTATTACATGTCCATAAACTCTTCCAGTTTATTTTCGTAAACTCTTCAGAATAGATTATCAAAATAACTTGTAGattatacaaaaacaatttgactttatatTATCATTTGTTGAATGAATAACTTCTACATAAACAGTTACTACTATATAATAAACGCTTAtactataagcacttaattaaacTGTTTATCCAATCTAGGCCTAAAATTCAATCATAAATAGATCATGTTTCTATTAGCaacacaatttttcaattttttctactTAGCTAAACATCATTCTACACGCGTGCGCACACACACATAAAccttaaaacaaaaatacacaAACAAAGGAAAATTTTTCATACCTGAACTTGTGCTGAACCTTTATCAGAAATCTTAACAGGACCAATCCAAGTACTATAAGAATAATACCAATTCATACTCAAATTACAACTAACCCCAGAAGCTAAAATCAAAATCCCATCTTCACCAGGCTTAACATTAGAAGAATCAACATCAAtttcatatattgtaatatTAGAAAGCACCATATATACATTACccaaaaatggaatttttgtACCCTTTTCAATATTGGGCAATTGGAGTGAAACAATGGAAGAAATTGCTTTTTTTACAAGTAAGTCTTTAACAAAATTAAGCCCGTTTTGAGTGATTAACATTGATATGAAACCTTGATTTTTGGATTGAAATTGTGCATACCCATGAATGAAAGAAGAGGATAATAgtaagagaagaaagaaagattGCATTTTGATTTGTGGGTTGTGAAAATTGAAGTTGTTGATTGATTCATGGGATTGGAAAGACAAAGACAACGTTGGGAAAGTAGGAACGATGTACATGGGATTATGGGAACTTGCATAATACTCAAACACTTGAGATGATTATGTTAAAAGTCCAAACTGCACCCATCGTTCTTAATGCGAACATTTGGTAAGTTTGAAAAtggacaaaatttatttttggatatgtttaaacttttttttttgacacaggATATGTTTaaacttttgtttttgacaaaaggATATGTTTAAACTTTAAGTTTAAGATTCCGGTAAATAAGTAATTTAATCTTAAATTAAAGTAATTTtatctttgaatttttattcattaattaaaattccGTCGGTGAATGtattaaaatagataaaaatttcaattttgagAGTAGTGAATTTGGACGAGTaaatagtcattttagtccTGAAAGTGACACTCGCTGTCATAGTAGTCCATGAATTATCaacaaacattttaaaattactgAATGTAACTTCTGTTAGTCAAAATAGTTTCTGGGTTAATTTTTAGCAAAGAACCGTTTGATAGTGCTGACGTGGACAATTTGTTCACTTTGTTGACAAATATGTGTCAATTCTCTTTAAAATTTGATGCCCCGTAGGCAGGGACCATATTGAAGACAAAAtagaacaaaaagaaagatgaacGTTGAGGGATTGCAGTGACTGTTTTAGATAAACGctgagggactaaattgacggaaagAAAAAATTACACCCAAAtataaaaccctaaatcaatctgcatcttcttcctcttttcATCTCCATCTTCTTCCTATTCTCAATGAAATAGTTGCTATGTTTGATGAATAAGGAAGCATTGCTTGATGAATAAGTCTAATCTCCATAAccattttttgaaataaatggCGTTAGTTTAAAGTCATCATAATCCAGaaaaattatgattgataaaatttcAATGAGAGTAGGAAGAAGATGGAgatgagaagaggaagaagatgaaaattgaTTTAGGGTTTTAAGCAAGGTAATCAGaatcggaccggtcatcgaaccgatGAGATTATCAGTTCAAGGTTTAATTGGTCGGACTGGAGTTCAACCGGATCGAactgtttttaattaaatatatattttaattattatataaataaaaaatatataaataattattcaatATTCCCTAGTTTCACACATTAATAAGATAAAATGTCATAAcgtcaatataaaataaaaactttaataCATTGGACATAAATTTCTAATATaaaccaaattagaaattaCCTAATAAATTAAGttctaaaaaatattcatcgactattaaaattagaatcatataaaacatataatataatatttattgacTATTAAAATTAGATGCAAAATATTAAAACTATTAACAAAAACAAGCAAAATATCAAAAGGGAAATAGAAACATTAAAAAGTGaggctaatttttttttttaacaaaagttaTCTTCTTAATGTGACAAAGGtttgttttttcaataaaaaaaagtatgaggTTTGTATTTATGATGTTTGTCTAATATGGAGAGATTGCATTTACAACACACtattagtcccacattgctagtTTCACAAAAATTTGAGAGGTAGCTTCACTATAAATAAATTGGGTAAGGTGTTGTTGAAATATATAGCAATGCAAAGTGTTTGCAAATGCTTGTGAGGTCAAGTGTTCTCTCATTTAATAATGAGATAAATGGTTCCCAATGctagtagtaaaaaaaaaactataaaaagaAGCT encodes:
- the LOC123920061 gene encoding putative BPI/LBP family protein At1g04970 isoform X1, with amino-acid sequence MYIVPTFPTLSLSFQSHESINNFNFHNPQIKMQSFFLLLLLSSSFIHGYAQFQSKNQGFISMLITQNGLNFVKDLLVKKAISSIVSLQLPNIEKGTKIPFLGNVYMVLSNITIYEIDVDSSNVKPGEDGILILASGVSCNLSMNWYYSYSTWIGPVKISDKGSAQVQVEGMEVELKLGLENQEGSLDLKLKDCSSSVKDISIKLDGGASWLYQGIIDAFEENIGSAVENAITKKLGEGISRLDSYLKSLPKEVPVDDQSSLNVTFVNDVLLSESSVGFETNGLFIGRNDSLPIPNLGYKNLKLPIICTNLSKMLAITLDEAVFNSASSLYYDAKFMHWIVDQIPDQSLLNTAGWRFIIPQLYKKYPNHEMNLNISLSSPPVVKISNQKAGAVVYADLTIDVLEEDEVIPVACISLMIQASGLVKINGNNLVGTIRLDSFGMSLKWSNVGNLRMYLIQPVMWTIIETVFLPYANAHLSKGLPLPIIHGFTLQDAEIILSTSRVAVCSDVAFAESESDRHILQNYNSLSR
- the LOC123920061 gene encoding putative BPI/LBP family protein At1g04970 isoform X2, yielding MNWYYSYSTWIGPVKISDKGSAQVQVEGMEVELKLGLENQEGSLDLKLKDCSSSVKDISIKLDGGASWLYQGIIDAFEENIGSAVENAITKKLGEGISRLDSYLKSLPKEVPVDDQSSLNVTFVNDVLLSESSVGFETNGLFIGRNDSLPIPNLGYKNLKLPIICTNLSKMLAITLDEAVFNSASSLYYDAKFMHWIVDQIPDQSLLNTAGWRFIIPQLYKKYPNHEMNLNISLSSPPVVKISNQKAGAVVYADLTIDVLEEDEVIPVACISLMIQASGLVKINGNNLVGTIRLDSFGMSLKWSNVGNLRMYLIQPVMWTIIETVFLPYANAHLSKGLPLPIIHGFTLQDAEIILSTSRVAVCSDVAFAESESDRHILQNYNSLSR